A region of the Dermatophagoides farinae isolate YC_2012a chromosome 7, ASM2471394v1, whole genome shotgun sequence genome:
CATTGGAATTTATGTATTACGTAATGGAAACGAAATCTTTGCGAAAATGTTTCATCTCTATCAAAGGCTATTATTATGAAGCGAATATTATGGGCCAAACAATACGTTGGATTGTTCCACATCAATTTGTAATGAAACGTGTTCCGGACGTTGATTTTCAAGTGATGAAAACATTCACCGAATTTTACGTAACATTATTAGGTTTTGTCATCTATAAACTTTatgtttcaaattcattcatatatccaccaaaattttttgagaacaaaaatattaaagAAGATGAAGAGAAATctgaagatgaaaatgatgatgaatatgatgattcggATGAGATTATCGCTGCATTGAATCATCCATTGATTAATCGAAATGAATCGGATAATCAAATACTTGATGAACAAtcgaaaattgataattttgaaacagaattagccaatgatgatgatgagattaaATTCGGTTCATCAGTGATGACATTTCATCAGCTACAAAAATTGCAGAATTTATTTGCCGGattaaaattctttatcaATCGTGAAGTACCACGTGAAGcactttgttttgttattcgTTCATTTTCCGGACAAGTTTCATGGGATCGAAATCTTTTCAACGGTGCTACAttcgatgaagatgatgaaagcATTACACATCAGATTGTTGATCGTGAAATTCCTAAACGTTTCGTTAATCGTTATTATATTCAACCACAAtggatttttgattcaattaattcCCGTAAATTATTACCggttcaaaattattttatcggTACAAAACTTCCACCACATTTAAGTCCATTTGTTGAGGAAAAAGTAGGTGATTATATTCCACCggaaaaagaaatgtttgaaaatcctcaacaacaacgtatCAATGACGaaaacgatgatgttgatagtCAAATGGATGaagatgtcgatgatgatgatgatgatg
Encoded here:
- the LOC124496546 gene encoding LOW QUALITY PROTEIN: pescadillo homolog (The sequence of the model RefSeq protein was modified relative to this genomic sequence to represent the inferred CDS: deleted 1 base in 1 codon), translating into MARNIKGKKALKKRPTAYMTRSEALQKLQLSLKDFRRLCILKGVYPVEAKKTKSQNTSHTKTYYLRKDILYLSHEPIIWRFWDFKIFMKRMAKAKGRRDKEWIQRIRENKPFYKLDHIVKERYPTIIDALRDMDDALSMVFLYAMFGKSKSLPLELIELSRRFTLEFMYYVMETKSLRKCFISIKGYYYEANIMGQTIRWIVPHQFVMKRVPDVDFQVMKTFTEFYVTLLGFVIYKLYVSNSFIYPPKFFENKNIKEDEEKSEDENDDEYDDSDEIIAALNHPLINRNESDNQILDEQSKIDNFETELANDDDEIKFGSSVMTFHQLQKLQNLFAGLKFFINREVPREALCFVIRSFSGQVSWDRNLFNGATFDEDDESITHQIVDREIPKRFVNRYYIQPQWIFDSINSRKLLPVQNYFIGTKLPPHLSPFVEEKVGDYIPPEKEMFENPQQQRINDENDDVDSQMDEDVDDDDDDDQQADEIDNDDNEDEEEQQQQQMMVKKGKPIEMNRFKQSKQKQDEEKRLRVMMMPKKRKKLYDLIIKSQKKQNRETERLQRKRQDYDERQRRQQKSAVNNKKMKQN